The Devosia sp. 1566 sequence CTGGCAGGCGCGATTTCACCGCCGCCGCCCTCGTCCTCGTCCTTTTCGACTTCGGTTTCTTCGACCTCGTCCTCATCAACGACATTAATGCCCATGTCCGAGAACATCGACATAATGTCCTCGATCTGCTCGGAGGAAACTTCCTCCGAAGGCATCACCGCATTGAGTTCTTCGTAAGTCACATAGCCGCGCTTCTTGGCGACCTTGATGAGCTTTTTGACGGCGGCATCGGATAGGTCGAGTAGCGGGCTGTCATTCGTCGCCTCGGGGGCGCCGGCTTCCGGCTTCTCGGTTTCCTTGGTGGTCTTGGTAGCTGCCTTAGTGGCCATCTGGTACTCCTCGGGACCCGCTGCAGGCGAGTGCCGGTAAGGTCTTTAAGTGGTGACACCTCAAAGCGCGGTAAAGGTGCGGTAGCTCAAGCGTTAACGCCGCGGCGCGCTACCGGGTTCGCTTCGGGTTCTTCACATATGCAAAATCGCGCGTACCCGCGGCATTTAGGGAGAAACCCTAAAAACTGCGTGTCGCGCGTCCCGATAGCGAACCAAATCCTTCTATCAGTGCCTCTGTGCCATCGACAGTGGTTATCTGGTTCTTGATGTCGCGCAGCCTTTCAAAGGTCTCTTCGCTCGGGTCATCGCCCAGCGCCGCTTCGGCTGCCTTGAGTTCCTTATTTAGCTGAACTTTCTTGTTATGCAAGGCCAGCGCGTGACTCAATCCAGTTTCCGCGTCAATAAGGGCAATCTCCAGCCCGATCTGCCAGACGCCCTGCCCCTGCAGGACTTGCTCCATTCGCTCCAAGGCTGGCCCAAATCCGCGAATGCTCAGTGCCGATTTAAGATCGGCCGCCGAAATATCGTGGTGCCGTACCACCAGCCGTAAGATTTCGCTCAGCGCATTGCGAGCCGAAGGAGTCTCAAAGTCGAGCGCCGCCAGCGCTTCGAACTTGTCTTCCACCAATGCGGGATGATTGACCAGACTAAGGATGATCGCTGCCTCGCGCGGCGTTGCCTCGGCGGCAAGACCTGGCTTCAGCAACCGCGAGTTGCGCAACGTATCGGACACGACCACCCGCGGTGAGCCGCGACCCGACCGAGCATACCCGCCAGCACCGTAGGGCGACCGCTTCTCGCCTCCGCCACCCCGCCGTTCATAGCCTCCCGAGCGCACAGGCGAGAAGAACGCCTTCAAACGCTCATCAAACGCCTGCGCGTAATGAAAGCGCACCGAGCTGTCGCCGATGGAATTGGCGCGCTCGCGCAGTCGCGCCTGCAAGGCTGCCCGCTCCTCGGGCGCTTCGGGCACCAACCCACCCGTTTCCAGGCTCCAGATCACATCCGATAAGCTGCGCGCTCGCTCGATCACATCGGCAAAGGCCGCCCTGCCCTGCGCCTTGATCAGGTCATCGGGATCCTGCCCTTCCGGGAGCGTCGCGATCTTCACGGTTTGACCGGGCTTGAGATGCGGCAGCACCATTTCGGCCGCGCGCTGCGCTGCTTTCTGGCCCGCCGCATCGCCGTCAAAACACAGCACCGGCGTATCGCTCAGGCGCCAAAGCAGCTGCAGATGCTCCTCGGTCAGAGCCGTCCCTAAGGGCGCCACCGTCCCTTCAAAGCCGGCGCTGACCGCGGCAATCACATCGAGATAACCCTCGACCACGATCACCGTCGCTCCGTCATGGGCGGCCTGTCGGGCCGTGTGGCCGTTGTAAAGCGTCTGGCGCTTCTTGAAGAGCTCCGTTTCGGGCGAATTGAGGTACTTTGCCGGCACATCCGCCGACAGCGCCCGCCCGCCAAAGGCGATGATCCGCCCGCGAGAATCGGTGATCGGGAACATCAGCCGATTGCGGAAGCGATCATAGGGCATGGGATCATTGTCGCGCGTCGCCACGAGCCCCGTTTCGAGCATCTGCTGGGCCGAAACGCCATTGGCCGCCAGATGCTCCTTGAGCCCGTTGCGGCTATCGGGGGCAAAGCCGAGGCGGAACCGCGTCTGGCTGGCGGCAGAAACACCCCGCTCGTGCAGATAGCCCCGCGCCCGCGCTCCGATATTGTGATGCAGCGCCGCCTCGAAATACTTGGCGGCCAGCTCCATCACATCCATCAGCGTGCGCTGCTGCGCGGCCCGCTTCTCCTGGCGCTCGTCGCGCGCCGGCATCGGCACGCCAGCCATCCCAGCCAGCCGCTCCACCGCTTCGGGAAAGCTCAACCCGGCTTTTTCCACGAGGAAGCGAAAATGGTCCCCGCTCACCCCGCAGCCAAAGCAATGATAGATGCCGCGCCGGTCATCAGCGTGAAAGCTGGGCGATTTTTCGCCATGAAACGGGCAACAGGCCCACATGTCGCCCTTGCCCGGCTGCGACTTGCGCTTATCCCAGATGACGTGCTCGCCCACCACCTGCGTTATCGGCAGGCGCTGACGGATTTCATCCAGGAACTGATCGGAAAAGCGCATAGCCGCTAGGTAAGCACTGGCTTGACCGATGTCACGTCCTCAGCGGTTTTCCACAGCCTCAGGC is a genomic window containing:
- the dnaG gene encoding DNA primase, which codes for MRFSDQFLDEIRQRLPITQVVGEHVIWDKRKSQPGKGDMWACCPFHGEKSPSFHADDRRGIYHCFGCGVSGDHFRFLVEKAGLSFPEAVERLAGMAGVPMPARDERQEKRAAQQRTLMDVMELAAKYFEAALHHNIGARARGYLHERGVSAASQTRFRLGFAPDSRNGLKEHLAANGVSAQQMLETGLVATRDNDPMPYDRFRNRLMFPITDSRGRIIAFGGRALSADVPAKYLNSPETELFKKRQTLYNGHTARQAAHDGATVIVVEGYLDVIAAVSAGFEGTVAPLGTALTEEHLQLLWRLSDTPVLCFDGDAAGQKAAQRAAEMVLPHLKPGQTVKIATLPEGQDPDDLIKAQGRAAFADVIERARSLSDVIWSLETGGLVPEAPEERAALQARLRERANSIGDSSVRFHYAQAFDERLKAFFSPVRSGGYERRGGGGEKRSPYGAGGYARSGRGSPRVVVSDTLRNSRLLKPGLAAEATPREAAIILSLVNHPALVEDKFEALAALDFETPSARNALSEILRLVVRHHDISAADLKSALSIRGFGPALERMEQVLQGQGVWQIGLEIALIDAETGLSHALALHNKKVQLNKELKAAEAALGDDPSEETFERLRDIKNQITTVDGTEALIEGFGSLSGRATRSF